The following are encoded together in the Echinicola jeungdonensis genome:
- a CDS encoding RagB/SusD family nutrient uptake outer membrane protein, translating to MVKFIKKTCLKGVFVLLLMNVFSACSDLEENPDFTTQDNFFNTAEQLELGVNAIYDGIGYGQDWENHFYNRFVFECLVGYQVGWEKGPLNYQNGNVSPDDVYISIYWRISYENINRANSIIAKADELKDAGATNVALIDRVKAEAQFLRAFYYYNLVRYFNNIPVTTSPTLSDQDLPSNENGEQKALELIQSDLLMARDILPESYGPSEAGRATRWAAEALLMKAYLQGEKWSEAYNVAQTIIDESGMSLFDDFANTFSVETENMGPRIFEAQVSASANAGENQVYHAHFVPADLPNDLGGVGWHWLNSTKDFREKYDPNDKRIAGTFIQEYPSNRVGRNDDGEWPIVRWSPDAPYNLSRFGGLVPADSDPNNPEELIYSAAWSAKYTEVGISNAYMNEKNIVYLRYADVLLGHSEAANESNMGDPYYGINEVRRRAGLTPLSGLSQSQLRDAIVNERVLEFAMESEVYPELKRKSTYGGSPDYLGDYIEDFIETYNVDRSLSPRDYVLPLPLNEVLGNPNVTQNPEYQ from the coding sequence ATGGTAAAATTTATAAAAAAGACATGTTTAAAAGGAGTTTTTGTATTACTCCTAATGAATGTTTTCTCAGCATGCTCTGATCTTGAAGAGAATCCGGATTTTACGACGCAAGACAACTTCTTTAATACTGCCGAGCAGCTAGAATTAGGTGTGAATGCAATTTATGATGGGATTGGATATGGCCAGGATTGGGAAAATCATTTTTATAACCGTTTTGTATTCGAATGTTTGGTGGGGTATCAGGTAGGCTGGGAAAAAGGGCCTCTGAATTACCAAAATGGGAATGTTTCTCCAGACGATGTTTATATTTCAATTTACTGGAGAATTTCTTACGAGAATATTAATAGGGCAAACTCTATAATTGCCAAAGCAGACGAGCTTAAAGACGCTGGGGCAACAAATGTGGCGTTGATTGATAGAGTAAAGGCCGAAGCGCAATTTTTAAGAGCATTTTACTATTATAATTTAGTAAGATATTTTAATAATATTCCTGTAACAACAAGTCCAACCCTAAGTGACCAGGATCTACCGTCTAATGAAAATGGAGAACAAAAGGCTTTAGAGCTTATTCAGTCAGATTTGTTAATGGCAAGAGATATTCTACCAGAAAGTTATGGCCCATCAGAAGCTGGTAGAGCAACTCGTTGGGCAGCAGAAGCATTATTGATGAAAGCTTACTTACAGGGAGAAAAATGGTCTGAAGCCTACAATGTTGCTCAGACGATCATTGATGAAAGTGGAATGTCATTATTTGATGATTTTGCAAATACTTTTTCTGTGGAAACAGAGAATATGGGGCCAAGAATTTTTGAGGCTCAGGTTTCTGCTTCAGCGAATGCTGGTGAAAACCAGGTCTATCATGCCCATTTTGTGCCTGCAGATCTACCAAATGATTTAGGCGGTGTTGGATGGCATTGGTTAAATTCAACTAAAGATTTCAGAGAAAAATATGATCCAAACGATAAAAGGATAGCGGGTACATTCATACAAGAATATCCATCAAATCGTGTGGGACGTAATGATGATGGAGAATGGCCAATAGTTCGCTGGAGTCCAGATGCGCCGTACAACTTAAGCCGTTTTGGAGGTTTAGTTCCTGCAGATTCAGATCCGAATAATCCTGAAGAGCTTATCTATTCTGCTGCTTGGTCTGCTAAATATACTGAAGTTGGAATTTCTAATGCGTACATGAATGAAAAGAATATTGTTTATCTAAGATATGCAGATGTACTTTTAGGACATTCTGAAGCTGCTAATGAAAGCAATATGGGCGATCCATATTACGGTATTAACGAGGTAAGAAGAAGAGCTGGTCTAACTCCGCTTTCAGGTTTAAGTCAATCGCAGCTTCGCGACGCAATTGTAAATGAAAGAGTTTTAGAATTTGCAATGGAATCTGAGGTTTATCCTGAACTTAAAAGAAAAAGTACTTATGGTGGATCACCAGATTATTTAGGAGATTATATCGAAGATTTTATCGAAACCTATAATGTGGATAGGTCACTTTCTCCCAGAGATTATGTATTACCATTACCTTTAAATGAAGTTTTGGGTAATCCTAATGTTACTCAAAACCCAGAGTATCAATAG
- a CDS encoding sugar porter family MFS transporter: MSNIKYNLPYLLALAFTSAMGGLLFGYDWVVIGGAKPFYELFFDINHSPKLQGWAMSSALVGCILGAVTSGTFSDKYGRKIPMIWAAALFIISAFGSGYANDFYWFIIFRLIGGVGIGLASTLSPMYIAELAPAELRGRFVAINQLTIVIGILAAQIINFLIAEPVPLGISNQELAASWNGTIGWRWMFWAEMVPAIAFFVLMFVVPKSPRFLLKIGDLKAASRVLTKVGGEAYALQEVKNIKSTLQENNDRVHFKELNEPKIKPIVFLGVVLAIFQQWCGINVIFNYAEEIFSSAGYSVGDMLFNIVITGSVNLVFTLVAMKTVDKWGRKKLMLFGSGGLSIIYFVLGLSYFQGWTGLPILILVVVSIATYAMSLAPITWVVLSEIFPNRVRGLAMSLATFSLWVASFTLAFSFPILNSELGAYGTFWVYCVISIMGFVFIKMKLPETKGKTLEDIELEFLK, from the coding sequence ATGAGTAATATAAAATATAATTTGCCCTATTTATTGGCGCTAGCCTTCACCTCGGCAATGGGAGGCCTGTTATTTGGTTATGATTGGGTGGTAATAGGGGGAGCCAAACCATTTTATGAACTGTTTTTTGATATCAATCATTCGCCCAAATTACAAGGATGGGCAATGAGCAGTGCTTTAGTAGGCTGTATTCTGGGTGCAGTGACATCAGGAACCTTTTCCGATAAATATGGCAGGAAGATACCAATGATATGGGCCGCAGCTTTATTCATTATCTCGGCTTTTGGAAGTGGGTATGCAAATGATTTTTATTGGTTCATCATTTTCCGGTTAATAGGTGGCGTGGGTATTGGCTTGGCATCAACGCTATCCCCCATGTATATCGCAGAATTGGCCCCCGCAGAACTTAGAGGAAGGTTTGTTGCCATTAACCAACTGACCATTGTAATCGGTATTTTGGCCGCACAAATCATCAACTTTTTAATTGCAGAACCAGTTCCCTTGGGAATTTCCAATCAGGAATTGGCAGCTTCCTGGAATGGTACCATCGGTTGGCGATGGATGTTTTGGGCTGAGATGGTTCCTGCAATAGCCTTTTTTGTTTTAATGTTTGTTGTGCCAAAAAGTCCAAGATTCTTATTGAAAATCGGAGACTTAAAGGCCGCCTCAAGAGTTTTAACCAAGGTCGGTGGAGAGGCCTATGCACTACAGGAAGTGAAAAATATTAAGAGCACTCTCCAGGAAAATAATGACAGGGTGCATTTCAAGGAATTAAATGAACCAAAAATAAAACCCATTGTCTTCTTGGGCGTGGTATTGGCCATTTTCCAACAATGGTGCGGCATAAATGTCATTTTTAACTATGCAGAGGAAATTTTTAGTAGTGCAGGGTATAGTGTTGGAGATATGCTTTTCAATATTGTCATCACCGGAAGCGTCAACTTGGTGTTTACCCTTGTTGCCATGAAAACAGTGGACAAATGGGGCAGGAAGAAGTTGATGCTGTTTGGTTCAGGAGGCTTGTCTATCATCTATTTCGTCTTGGGATTAAGTTATTTTCAGGGTTGGACAGGTTTGCCGATACTTATTTTGGTCGTGGTGTCAATTGCCACCTATGCAATGTCACTTGCCCCTATAACTTGGGTGGTATTGTCTGAAATATTTCCAAACCGGGTGAGGGGATTGGCAATGTCTCTGGCCACTTTCAGCCTTTGGGTAGCTTCATTTACCCTGGCTTTTTCCTTCCCCATTTTAAACAGTGAATTAGGGGCGTATGGTACATTTTGGGTGTACTGTGTGATTAGCATAATGGGCTTTGTTTTTATAAAAATGAAGTTACCTGAAACCAAAGGAAAAACATTGGAAGATATTGAATTGGAGTTCTTAAAATAA